One part of the Anaerofustis stercorihominis DSM 17244 genome encodes these proteins:
- a CDS encoding Crp/Fnr family transcriptional regulator, protein MKKNKDILIDSILFKNINEEQINEILKLGTFNIKEYQKDEYIYYKEDTVKKFGILLSGKASIIKEDYWGNKNIVANINKGDLFAEIFSILDDEPLNVSVVSTENSSILFININNILNSKQNTEAINIFTKNILKIISKKTLMLNKKIEYLSKRNLRDKILSFLSDQAQLNGVKSFHIPLDRQQMADFLAVDRSALSRELSNLKKEGLIKYNKNHFTLI, encoded by the coding sequence ATGAAAAAAAATAAAGATATTTTAATCGATTCGATTTTATTTAAAAATATAAATGAAGAACAAATAAACGAAATTTTAAAACTTGGGACTTTTAATATAAAAGAATATCAGAAAGATGAGTATATATATTATAAAGAAGATACAGTAAAGAAGTTTGGTATACTTTTATCGGGAAAAGCCTCGATAATAAAAGAAGACTACTGGGGAAATAAAAATATAGTTGCAAATATAAACAAAGGAGATTTATTTGCCGAAATATTCTCCATATTAGATGACGAACCGCTGAATGTAAGCGTAGTATCAACAGAAAATTCAAGTATACTTTTTATCAATATCAACAATATTTTAAATTCAAAGCAAAACACTGAAGCTATAAATATATTCACAAAAAATATTTTAAAAATAATATCTAAAAAGACTTTAATGTTAAATAAGAAAATTGAATACTTATCAAAAAGGAATTTAAGAGATAAAATACTTTCATTTTTATCTGACCAAGCTCAATTAAATGGAGTCAAATCATTTCATATCCCATTGGACAGACAGCAAATGGCTGATTTTCTGGCGGTCGACAGGAGTGCTTTATCGAGAGAACTATCAAACCTGAAAAAAGAGGGATTAATCAAATATAATAAAAATCATTTTACATTAATCTAA